In Oncorhynchus gorbuscha isolate QuinsamMale2020 ecotype Even-year linkage group LG02, OgorEven_v1.0, whole genome shotgun sequence, a single genomic region encodes these proteins:
- the LOC123992992 gene encoding ras association domain-containing protein 10-like — protein MEQEECKVSVWVCREEKLVSGLSKRTTCADVVKVLLEDHNLPQGASAAMQSGTPQSYCIVEKWRGFERMLPNKTKILRLWSAWGDEQENVRFVLVKNEASLPNNGPRSAEARVVQSKDNPCVFKGAAKTTMAFSQEKQRRIVRKAFRKLDKINKKREETFPKDKSSVEKLETFVHLVISQDHTIRQQIQRIKELDRDIEMYEAKVHFDRIKRHGINYVQDTYMEESSVEADPIEDVPRSAEAIAQFEEYALRCEEVLRLQEELTEREALVECITGEIQEELNQRWMKRRQDELSGKDTERFGESVDIPVAAVAPQPAAQSGAAAPEPDVNSLSQNDLVLEGKIIKSKLDTSLYIGLRLNTDLEAVKGDLDLSQELWDAKEKELTDLLAKMHSMNLNKEKLPEADKEHSGITETDMLPSLEKSSGWVEQTRGLSKTCDMNDEDSDTGLSSMHSQDSDNTPVCESLV, from the coding sequence ATGGAGCAGGAAGAATGCAAGGTATCAGTATGGGTCTGCCGGGAGGAGAAGCTGGTCTCGGGGCTGTCCAAACGCACCACCTGCGCGGATGTTGTAAAAGTTCTACTGGAGGACCACAACTTGCCACAAGGTGCGTCAGCGGCGATGCAGTCTGGGACCCCCCAGTCTTACTGCATTGTGGAGAAATGGAGAGGCTTTGAGAGGATGTTACCCAATAAAACCAAAATCCTGCGTCTCTGGAGCGCCTGGGGAGACGAGCAGGAAAACGTGAGGTTTGTGTTGGTGAAGAATGAGGCATCGTTACCGAACAACGGACCCAGGAGCGCCGAGGCGCGAGTCGTTCAGAGCAAAGACAATCCGTGCGTATTCAAGGGAGCAGCCAAGACCACAATGGCTTTCTCGCAAGAAAAGCAGCGGAGGATTGTTAGAAAAGCTTTTAGAAAGTTGGACAAAATTaacaaaaagagagaagagacttTTCCCAAGGATAAATCCTCAGTGGAGAAATTGGAAACGTTTGTGCACTTGGTTATCTCGCAAGATCACACCATCCGCCAGCAGATCCAAAGGATCAAAGAGTTGGATAGGGATATAGAGATGTATGAGGCAAAAGTGCACTTTGACAGAATTAAGAGACATGGTATCAATTATGTGCAGGACACATACATGGAGGAATCGAGCGTGGAGGCTGATCCAATAGAGGACGTTCCACGTTCAGCGGAGGCTATTGCGCAGTTTGAGGAGTACGCTCTTAGGTGCGAGGAGGTCCTGCGACTTCAGGAGGAGTTGACAGAGCGCGAGGCTCTCGTGGAATGCATCACAGGTGAAATTCAGGAGGAGCTAAACCAAAGGTGGATGAAAAGACGGCAAGATGAGCTGTCGGGCAAAGACACAGAACGTTTTGGGGAGTCTGTGGACATCCCCGTAGCTGCAGTGGCTCCACAGCCGGCAGCACAGTCAGGCGCCGCCGCCCCAGAGCCAGATGTGAACAGTCTATCACAGAACGACTTGGTTTTAGAGGGGAAGATAATCAAATCAAAGCTGGATACCAGTTTATATATTGGTCTTCGTTTAAACACGGATTTAGAGGCTGTTAAGGGTGATTTGGACTTAAGCCAGGAGCTATGGGACGCGAAAGAAAAAGAACTAACGGATTTGCTCGCAAAAATGCACTCTATGAATTTAAATAAGGAAAAGTTACCCGAGGCTGATAAAGAACACTCTGGTATCACTGAAACTGACATGTTGCCTTCCTTGGAGAAGAGCAGTGGGTGGGTGGAGCAGACCAGAGGTCTGTCCAAGACCTGCGACATGAACGACGAAGATTCAGACACGGGGCTGAGCTCCATGCATAGCCAGGACTCTGACAATACACCTGTGTGTGAATCACTGGTGTAG